From the Methanonatronarchaeum thermophilum genome, the window CTACTGGGAGATGCATTCTCCCGAAACGACTGCATGCTTTTTCGCTGAAACAGGGATGGCTCTGTATCTTCCTGAGCTGTTCAGGATCGAAGGGTACATCCCGTCCTTCTACATTTACAGATAGGTAGTTATCTTCTTTCAATTTATTCTTCTGCCTCAGCCTCTTTTTCTTCAGCCTCTTCTTCGGTTTCTTCGGGTTCATCTCCATTTAACGTGGTTTTGAGGCCCATTGCTTTTGCGGTTATTATTACGAGGTCTTCTGCTTCAAGACGTCCTTCTTCTATTTCACCGCTTTCCATGAGGCTTTTTATTCCGTCTCCGAGGTTTAGCCTGCAGAATGGGCAGGCGCTTGATACCATGTCCGCACCAGTTTCTAATGCGTCTCTACATCTTGTTTCAGCTGAATTTCCAGCTACTTCGGGTATTCCGGCTTTTACTCCGCCTCCGGCTCCACAACATCTGCTTAGGTTGTGGCTTCTTTCCATTTCAACTAAATTGATTCCGGGTATGCTTTCGTAGACGTATCTGGGGTCTTCGAATATTTCGAGGTCGAGTCTTAGGTGGCATGGGTCGTGGTATGTTACTGTCATATCTTCATCCCAATCTTCGCTCCACTCTATGTCTCCTTCTCTTATTACGTCTGCTAGGAACTGTGAGATATGTACGAACTGTAGGTCTATTTCTTCTCCAATTACCTCTTCCCAGTCGAGTAGGGCTGTTCGGAAGCATCCTGCACAGCTGAAAAGAACTTTTTTAACTCCTCTGTCTTTTAATCGCTGTACGTTTCTCTCCGTCATTTTACGTACGATTCTCTCTTGTTCGTTTTCTTCTCCTGGCTGTCTGTATTGCCCGGTTCTAAGCAGCACAGATCCACAGCACTCTTCGTCTTCCCCTAGGTAGGTGAATGGTATTTCGAGGTCGTTGAGGATTCGCATCGCTGCTGCGGCCACCGTTCTCATCCTGAGTGAAGCTGTACATCCGGTGAAGTAGGCGATCTCAGCTTCTTCCTCTATCGCGATGTCTTCGGGTATCCAGTTAACCCGCTCTTCTTTTTCCTCCATATATGGGTTCTGGTATTTCTCGAGTATCTCTGAGAACTTGGCTTGTTTTCCATATGGACCTTCTCCTGCTAGAACTAGGTTTTGTCGTAGTGATTCCCATAGTTCTACTGTGTCTATGTTTACGGGGCATACTTCTTTGCAGCTTCCGCAGGTTGTGCATGTGTATAGGTCGTCTCGGAATTTCTCGATTTCTTCCGGTTCAACTGGTTTTGGACCGAATAGTTTTGCTTTTAGTCCGTAGTTACGGTTTATGTATTGTCTCCATCTGTCGATTTTACTTCTTGGGGCGACGTCGATGTCGTCTGTAGCGTCTCGTGTTGGACATATATCTTCACATTCACCGCATCGGGTGCATGCGTCAAGCTCCATTATTGATTTGGCTTCAAGAGCTTTGAAATTTATATTTGGTTTGTTTTTAGCCATCTTAATACACCTTGGTTATGTTTCGGGTTCGTGTTTTTTTCCATAAGCCTTTCTTGGCTTGTATTCTTCTCCATAATTCGCCATCTGTGTCAGTGGTACTGTGAAGAAATGTATGAACTTGGTGAATGGTAGTATTGCGAGGAATAGTAGTGAGATAACTCCGTGTCCTAAGGCTATTTCGGTTTGTGTTATTGCCCCACCTAAGAATTCCCAGCTTCCGGCGAATATCTCTGGGAAGTGTCCGTAGAATGGTGTTTCTCTTGCGAACTGAGCCATAAATCCGGTTATGTTGACTATTATTAGAAGGACTAGTGGCCCCCAGTCGTAGGCGGTTGACATTCTTTTTGTTGGCTCTCCAAAAAACCTGTTCAATACTGCCATTACAAGGCCGACCATTAAGATGATTCCGAATAGGTTACCCCAGATTGCTACGTGTAGTGATTCTCTTTCGGCTATGAAGTAGTCGATTGACCAACCGAGTATGTAGTATGTTATTATTTCGTAGAGAAGTAGGTATATTGAAAGTAGGAATAGTGCCATGAATCCCCAGAAGATCGACATGTGCATTGTCCATCTTAGTTTGCTTCTCTTGAATAACCTTAGTTGTAGTAATCCGTTTAGAAGTATGTTTTTTATTCCTGGTTTTGCTTCGGCCGAGTGTGCGAAGCTTTTAAAGAAGTTTTTTATTCCTGGTTCCTCTGCGTCTCCCATCCATTCGCGTGAGCCCTTTCCGTATATATTGAATTTCCAGAGGAGTCCAGCTCCAAAAATAAATACCGTGAGCATTGCTACGGCCATTATTGCTAGGAAGCTGACCCCACTATAGAAATGACTACCAATAAACATTGTTTGCCTCTTATTTTTTAACTGCGTTATAATTTATGCCAGCGACGGCTGAATTTTAAAGTAATATTATTTACGACTTATAAAGATTTTCCCCGATTTAGTCGGTTATCGCTTCTTGTTTTGTTTTTTGTTCAATAGTAATTAGGTTTTCCTTTACTTTGCGTATGACTTCATCTAACTTGCTCTGTGGACATGCTTCGCCTCTTATGATGCCTGATATTATTTCAACGATTTCTCCTTTTGTTTTTATCTCTTCTTCTGGCGGCATGTCTTTCCGTGTTTTTATTCCAATTGCTGAAAAGTCTTCAAAATCTACGGGACATTGGGTGACACATATCGCAGGGATGTCTACGTTTCTTAAAACAAGTCTTGCTTTATAGACGATGTGGTTTTTAACGTTACCTAGATGTATAACTGCTAGTTTGAATTGCTGTATTTTTTTGATTTCTTCAGGTTCCAACCCGAATGTACCCATTGTTCTGGCTGGTGCGTCTGTGGGAACTCCACTACCTGCGTTTAGAACTATCACGCTTGTATCGATCCCTTCTTCACGTAATGCGTATGTTATTTCGCATATCGGTTTTGTTATGTGTCTACGTCCTGGCCCCATGGCGATTGCTATAACATCTCTGGATGGTGATTCGGCTACTGTGTTTCTCTGTGCTAACCCACCGGTTTTGGCGAGCCCTGCGGTTTCTCTGCAATCGACGATTCGGCATTTACGGCCAATCCCTTTCTTCAAACTTGAACCTCCTTTTCTTCTACCAACCGGTCTACGACTTTTTTTGGGTCTCCAGAAACTACAACCTTACCGTTGCTCATTAAGCATGCACGGTCACATGTGTCTAATATAAAATCACGGTCGTGGCTTATTATTAGGAAGGTGGCGCCTAACTCTTCTCTTGCACTAACTATTGCTTCTGCAACATCTGCTTTAGTTACTGGGTCGAGTGTTCCAGCTGGCTCGTCAAGTATGTTGAGTGTGGGTTCCTTCATCAATACTTGGGCTAGGGCGACACGTTGGTCTTCACCTACGCTTAAAGACCTTGGTCTTGAATCCAATATCGATTCTACTCGTGATTCTTTCATACCGAGTCCTTCGAGTGTTTCTTTTGCTTTTATACGAACGAACTCTTCGGGTAGTTTTGTACCTATGGCGGTGGATAGGTTTTCGAAAATGGTTGAATATGGGTGTAGAGAGTGTTCTTGATGCAGTATTTCAAGGTGTGGTGTTGCCCGGCCTTTTCCATTAGGTCCTTTTTTTGACATGTCTATCCAGTCGTCACCGATTCTAACTTCTACAGTTCCTTCTTCGGGTTCGGTGATTCCAGATATCATTCTTGCAAGTGTGGTTTTTCCAGAGCCACTCCAGCCGACCAAACCGAAGATTTCTTTTTCGTCTAGTTCCAGTGAAACTCCATCTACTGCTTTGACTACACCTCTTTTTACGGAATAGAAGTATTTCTTGACGTCTTCAACTTTAACTATTGTGTCTTCGAACTCGACTTCTCGTGGAGCTGTTGGTCCTTTAACTTTTATGAACTCTTCTGTTATTTCTTTTGGACCACCTTCTTCAACTACCTCTCCTGCTTCGAGCCAAGCTCCTCTATGGCTGATGTCTCTGATTACGTCTGGCCAGTGTGATGCTGTTATTACTGTTAGACCTTCATTGTCAGCTTTATGGGTTAGCATGTTGTGAACTGTGTCTGCACTTTTTGGGTCCAGTGTGCCGGTTGGTTCGTCTGCTAGTAATAACATGGGTTTTTTCGCTAGCTGTCTTGCCAGTACGACACGTTGTTTTTCTCCTCCACTTAGGTCTCGTGCTATGTGTGTGGTTCGGTGAGTCATATCCACTTTCTCTAGGAGGTTCATTGCGAACTCTGCTTTTTCAGATTCAGACATGTTTGGGTCGTTGATTGCTTCCAGTACGTTTTCGATTGTGGATTTGTCTCCGAAAAGTGAGAAACTACGTTGAAGCATTATAGATATACGGGACCTAATCGCTTTGAATAGTTCTTTTTCCGCATTCCAGTAATCTACATCTTTTTGTTCCATCTCTCCTTGACATCTAGGGCAGGAGTGTGAGGTTCCTATAGGCTCAACCCACATGCAGTCTGAGCATACCAACAACCTGAATATAACCTGACCTTCATCTGGCTTGTATTCGGTACTACCTCTAATAGCATGCATCAATACGGATTTTCCAGCACCGCTTTTCCCCATTAGGCCGTATATTTCACCCCGACCTATCGATAAGTTAACGTTGTTTAATGCGGTGACATCGCCGAATCGCTTTGTAAGATTTTTGACCCTAATAAATTCGTCCGACATAGATCTCAGAACCCTTTAATTAAAAACACTTCAATTAACTATTAAATCATTTGATTACTTATCATTTTTTGACTATAACCCAAAAACTCCCTGCACACCTATATCAGATATGTTAGCGAGATAGATATGGCTATGTGATTTATACAGACATTTGTATACTTTAAAGAAGAAAGTGAATGGATGTATATATAGTGGATATCGGTTCAGGAATTCGTGTATGTATATTTTTGGAACGTTTTTTAGTTTTTGATTTAGGGGATTGGGTTTTATTGCTTTTATGGTTTATTTGTTGTATTGAAGTATTTTTAGGTAGGGGTTTTTAGTAATGGATTTGGAGATTTTTGTAAAGAACAATGTGTTCAGTTGGTTCGAGGATAGGGCTGGTGAAGAAGTGGTTAGATCTAGTTCTCTGTCGTCCATTGATGATGTTGGTAGGGCTGAGATTAGTAGGTATAGCGAGCATTTGGTTTTGGAGAACCTTAGGTATGCTTTTGAGAACAGTAGTTATTATCGTGATTTATTTAAAGAGAAAGATGTTGTTGTTGGTGAGATAGATAGTTTAGATGTTTTTAGGGAGGAGGTACCGCTTACATCTGTTGAAGAGGTTGTTGGGAACCACTACCGGTTTATGGCTGTCACCCGTAACGATATATTCCGTGGTTTTACAGATAGTGGTAAAAGGATTTTATATACTAAAGAAGAGCTTAAAAACCTGGTTAAATCTATTTCTGCTGGATTGGAAACGGTTGGTTTAGATAGAGATGATCGTTTGTTGATAACGTTTCCGAAAGAGACTGAATGGGGCTGTCCATTCTTAGTTAAGATGGCTGCAGTTGAATGTGACTGTACAGTAATGCATACAGATCACTTGACAGCTGATGAACAGGTTGAGAAGATGGGTGAGTTTGAACCAACCGCTGTTATAGGTTCACACCCATATTTGTATACTCTTGCTAAAACTGTTGATAGAATGGATATCGGTTTGAGTGGTGTGGATATAGATAAAATGATAATGTCAAGAGGATGTGTATACTATCCATTCAATGAAGATATCCGTAACGAAATTGAGAGGATATACCGATGTGATGTATATGACCATTACGGAACGACTGAAACCGGTTTTGCTGTGGCTATAGAGTGCCAAGATAAAGATGGCCTACATGTAAATGAGAGCGAGTTTTACCTTGAAGTGGTGGATCCAGAAACACTTGAACCATTGGGGTCTGGAGAGGAAGGGGAGTTGGTAGTGACAACATTAAGTAGAGAGGGGATGCCATTGATTAGATATCGAACAGGAGACATAACATCGATAGACAACTCTATACACAGCTGTGGTTCGATCCTATCTAGATTGAATGGTATAAAGGGAGAGGTGGGTAATAAATATCCTGGAGGATCAGGGTTACCGTTATTTTGAAATTTATTTTTTACAACTTTTGGGTTGTTTAAGTTAGGTTAGCTGACTACATTTTTTGTGTCGTTTTGATTTGTTTTGAGAAGGTTATTTATCTCGCTAAATATAAATAGTATATAAAATGACGCAGGCTCTTAAGGATGAAGTTGTTGCTATCTTACTTGAAGGTGGCTATAAAGTTTCTGATGAATGTACGGTGTATCCTAAGAGCTTTGACTATGTTGCTAAGAAAGGCGAGCGTATACTTGTTTTAAAGGTTCTTGTGGATATTAATAGTCTTAGGGATGATGTTGCTTTTAGGCTTTCTGAGATATCTAGGTTGTTTATGGCAACTCCGTTGGTTGTTGGTGTTAAGAATAGGGGTGAGCCTATGAACCGTGGTGTTGTTTACAACAGGTATGGGGTTAGGGCTGTAACTCCTGAGACACTTTACGACCATGTTGTTGAGGAGATCCCTTTTGTTGTTTATTCGGCTCCTGGGGGTAATTATGCTAAGCTTAACAGTGAACGTTTGAGGCAAGCTAGGGTTGAGAAGGGTATTTCTAGGGGTGAACTGGCTTCTAAACTCGGTGTATCTAGAAGTGCTATCCGTAAGTATGAGGAGGGTGGTGACGTGAATCTGGATGTAGCTATGGAGATTGAAGAGGTTTTCGATATTCCCTTGTTTGAAACTGTCGATATCTCTCCCGATGATGATGTTGAGGTTGGGCGGGATAAGATTGAGAACCCTGTTTTGGACCTTCTTTCTTCTTTGGGCTTGAGGGTGTTGCCTACTGATCGGGCTCCGTTTAACGCTTTGTCGAGGACTGAACGACAAGCATATTTAACGGGTATTGAGGCCTATAATGAGAGGCTTAAGAAGAAGGCGAGTATTATCAGTAGTGTTTCAGGAACGATAGACTATGGCTGTTTTATGGTTGTTAAAGAAAGTAAGAAGGATAGGTCAAACATTGAGGATGCACCAATAGTTTTTGAACAGGAAATAAGTGATTTTGATTCTGTAGAGGACCTTCTTGGTCTGCTTGATGATAGATGTCCGTAAAGGAAATATTTATTTTTTCTAAAGAACTTTTTTGGTTTGGTTTGAACTGCTTTAGGTGTGGGGTTCGATTGTAGTGTTGGGTTGTTAGTGTTTTGTTTTTTGTTGGTGTTTTTTGTTGGTTTTGTTGGTTTGGAGGAGTTGTAACCACCAAAACCACCGAAACTTTTTTATAGTACAACATTCCATTAACTGTTAGATTCTAAGCCATCACAAAACTCTTGAAAAAGAGTGCGTGAATGGAGGTAATTTAAAATATGTCTATGAGACAACCAGTTTTTATACTTAGTGAAGATACCAAGAGAACAAGAGGCCGAGACGCTCAAGAAAACAACATTAACGCAGCAAAAGCCGTAGCCGCTGCAGTCCGAACAACACTCGGACCAAAAGGCATGGACAAAATGCTCGTCGACACACTAGGAGACGTTATAATAACAAACGACGGCGTAACCATACTAAAAGAGATGGATATAGAACACCCAGCAGCCAAAATGGTTGTAGAAGTCGCAAAAACACAAGAAGATGAAGTAGGCGACGGAACAACAACAGCTGTCGTAATAGCAGGAGAACTCCTAAAACAAGCACAAGAACTTCTAGAACAAGACGTACACCCAACAATAATAGCATCAGGACTAAGACAAGCATCACACAAATGCCAAGAAATACTCGAAAACGAGATAGCAGTAGACGTAGAAGTTGACGACAAAGAAAAACTAATGAAAGTCGGCGAAACAGCAATGACAGGTAAAGGAGCCGAATCAGCAAGAGACACCCTAAGAGAAATAGTAGTAAACGCAATAACAGCAGTAGCAGACGAAACAGAAGACGGATACCAAGTCAACGTCGAAAACGTAAAAGTACAGAAAAAAGTCGGTGGTCGAGCAAAAGACACACAACTTGTTGACGGCATGATAATCGACAAAGAAAAAGTACACCCAGAAATGCCCAAATCAGTAGAAAACGCAAAAATCGCTTTAATCAGCGCACCAATCGAACACAAAGAAACCGAAGTAGACGCAGAGATACAGATCACAAACCCAGACCAACTACAACAGTTCCTAGACGAAGAAGAAGCAATGCTCAAAAAATTGGTTAACAAAATCAAAGAAAGTGGAGCAAACGTAGTATTCTGCCAGAAAGGAATAGACGACATGGCCCAACACTACCTAGCAAAAGAAGGAATACTAGCAGTAAGAAGAGCCAGAAAATCAGACCTTAAAAAACTCGCCCGAGCAACAGGCGGAAACGTAGTCTCCAACATAGACGAAATATCAGAAGAAGACCTCGGACAAGCCGGCCACATAAAAGAAAAAAGAGTATCCAACGAAAACATGCTCTTCATAGAAGACTGCAAAAACCCCAGATCAGTATCCCTACTCGTAAGAGGAGGAACCGAACACGTAGTAGACGAAGTCGAAAGAGCACTGGAAGACGCATTAAAAGTGGTAGCAGTAGCAGTAGAAGACGGTAAAATAGTTGCCGGCGGTGGAGCTCCAGAAGTTGAGTTGGCTCATAGGCTTAGAGAGTATGCAGCATCTGTTGGTGGAAGAGAACAACTAGCAATAGAAGCATTCGCAAACGCACTAGAAATAGTTCCAAGAACACTAGCCGAAAACGCAGGACTCGACCCAATAGACGCATTAGTCGACCTAAGAAACAAACATGAAGCAGGCGAAAAAGCAGCCGGACTCAATGTATTCGATGGTGAAGTAATAGATATGTGGGAAGCAGGCGTTGTAGAACCACTAAGAGTCAAAACACAAGCAGTCGACTCCGCATCAGAAACAGCCGTAATGGTACTCCGAATCGACGACGTAATCTCCGGAGGAAGCGGAAGCGGTGGAGACCAACCCGACATGCCAGGAGGTCCAGGCGGCGGAATGCCCGGCGGCATGGGCGGCATGGGCGGAATGATGTAAACCCCCAATAAACCGAAAGAAACTGAAGTTGAATAAAAAATTTGGGTAGGTCCGATATAGGGCCTAACGCCCACCCTTTTTTTCTTTTTTTAAAACAAAAAAACAAAGAGATATTTTTTTTAAATTAAAACTAAACTAGCTATTGGCTGTATGAAGACATAGATAGATTTATAAAATAACCTAGTTTTTTATAGAAATATTTTATAGAAAATAGAGTTGATTAACAGGGATTGTTTTTTCATCCCAGTTAACCGAGTTTTTTTAGTTTAAAGACATATATTAACTTAGTTTCTTTTGGGTTTGGTTTTTTGTTTTGTGGTTATTTTCCTACTTTTGCTGCTTCGTCTGGGTCGTTTGATAGTCCTATTGCCGCTAGAGCTCCTATTTTTCCTTGTTCTCCGGTTACTGATATTAGGTCGATATCGTTTTCTTTAGCTATTTTTTCGGCTTCTTCTATTTCGACCATTTGGTTTTTGGCTTTTTGTGTGTATTTTTTTACGGCTTTTGGTATGGCGATTTCGTCGTGTACTGCTATTGCTGTGTCGTTGGAGGATGTGTATTTTTTGAATTGGCTGACTACTTCGTCTACGAATTTTTCTTTCATTCCTGGTTCTACTGCGAAGGTTATTGAGATGCTGACTCCGTTTTGGGTTCTGTATGGGTTTTTGGTGTATAGTTGAACGATTGTGTGGTTTAGGTAGTGTGCCCACTCTAGTTCGTCTAGTATGCAGCCTATTTCGTTTGATAGGGCCCATGTTGCTCCGGCTTCATCTGTATCGGTGTCGTCTATTCCGATTGTTATTTTTTCGTATTTTGGTACTACTAGTGAGGCTCTTCCTAGTTGGCCGCCTCCACCTTGTTCGTGTACTTCTACTCTGTTCACGCCTTCTGCGAGTCCTCTGCACATTGCTACGGCTACTCCAGCGCCTGCTAGTCCCGCGTAACCTACTTTGATTTCGTTTTCATCGATTTTTGCGGATTCGATTCCTGCTGCGGCGATTCCTGGTGTTAGTTCTAGTTCTCCTTCTCCTAATCCAACGGTGAATACGTTTCTGGCTCCTTCTCTGCGTGCATCTTTTACTAGTGATCCTGTTTCTTGGTAGTGTCTTACTTCCCAGGCGGCTCCTCCGTAGCAGGTGCCTCTGGCGTGGTCTTCGGTTATTTCTACTAGACCGTTTTTTTCGTCTGCGCACATTATTATTCGTTCGTATGGCGAGACCCAAGCCTCGTCTAACAGTTCTTTTATCTGTTCTGGTTTTAAGATTTCCATTTTAAACTCCCTCTAGATATTCGTATAGGGCTGTGCAGGACCCACATCTGACGCATCCTGCTTTGTTTTCACGGGGACGTATGTTGTTTTCTTTAAGTATTTCTGATGCTTTTTTATATAGTTTGTTCATGCGGTCTGTTTTTGGTGGATGTCGTTTTTCGAAGTGGCTTCCGGGTAATGGGTGTAGTGGGGTTAGGAATGGTACACACCCTCTATTGGATAGTTCTTTTATTCCGGTTAAGATGGATTCGTCTGTTTCTCCGATTCCAGCTATCATAAAAGAACTTACTTGGTTTTCTCCGAATATCTCGACTGCGTGTTCTATGTCTTTAACGAATTTTCTGCGTCCGATCTCTGCTTTACCTGGACATACCTTTTTGAATATGTCTTCGTCCCAGGTTTCTAGGTGGAGTCCGATTGTGTCGATTCCGGCCGACCATAGTTTCTCTAGGTTTTCTTTTCCTGGTGGGAGTAGTTGAGCATGTATCTGCATGTTTACGTTTTTTTTCACGGTTTTAGCTAGCTCTACTAACCGTTCTATTATGTAGTCTTCTTGTGGTGGAACTCCGGTTGTAACTGTCATGTGTGTTATGTTTTCTTTTCGAGCTTCTCGAGCTACTTCTGTGAGTTCATTGATGTCTTTTTCTTTGACTGTGCTTCTGTCTTTCAATGTTTCTTCGATTGCGCAGTATCTACATTCATTGCCTTCATCGAAGAACCTGCATTTTTGGTATATTGTGGTTCCGAGGCAGTTTACTCCATGTAGCAAAGCAAGTTTTTTCATTGACTGGCCTTTGCTTGTTTTTTTGGTATAGTATTCTGGGTTTCTTCTTATTTTAAGCTCTATCTCTTTTCCTTTAAAATCGATGTAGTATTTGTTGTCTTTTTTTTTCAGTTTGTTTGGAGTGTATCCTTCAGGCCAGTATGAAGGAGCGCAAGCTATTGTATCGTTGGGCAGAACTAGGTATTGGCCTGTTGGCCCGGCACCTCCAGTTCTACCTTTTTCCGGTAGTTCGACTCCCCGTGTTATAAGCTCTGTTTTCAGTTCTGCTATCATTTTTCATTAAAGATTAACATCTATATATAATTAAAGGTTCTTATAAACGAAATACGTAAAACCTATTTTAAACTACTTAGATGGATTTAGCCTGAAATAAACTTTTTTTTCAAAATAATAAAATAATAAAGGATATTAAAAAGAATATGGGGTATTTAGAGTGTGTTTTTGTATGTTGTTAAGGGTGAAGATGGTGTGTCAATGTTGGGGGTTTAGTTTTCTTTAGGGTTTTCTGGTTTGAAGTGGTCGTATCCGGTTGTATCTATTTTTTGGTGGTCTATTGTGACCTCTTGTTTTTCTTTTGTTTTACCGATTATTGATGCGTTTTCCGGTATTTTATTGGGTTTTTTGGTTGTGAACAATATTTCGTAGTCTCCTCCGATGTCGATTAACTCCATTATGTCTATATTGTTCTTTTTTGCTGAACTCTTTATTTCGGGGTCTATCGGTATCTTGCTGGAATCTATGTTTATTCCTATTTTACTTGCGTTTGATAGTTGTTTTGTTGAGTGGAGTAGGCCGTCGCTTACATCGATTGCTGAGGTTCCACCGTTTTTGGAGATATACTGTCCTTCTTTTATTCTGGGGTTTGGTTTGAATAGTTGTTTGAAGGCTTTTTTTCTCACTTTTTCTGGTAGTTTGTGTTTTCCTGTTATTGTTTTTGCAGCGAGGCCAGCGGTTCCTACCTGTCCTGTTACTGCTAAATATTCTTGTGGGTTTGCTCCATCTCTGTATAACGTGTTTTTTGTTGGCTTTCCTATTATGGAGCAGTTTATTACTATCTCTCTGTGTTGGCATAGGTCGCCTCCGACTATGTATGAATCGTGTTTCCGACTGCATTCGTTCATTCCCTTTGTTAGCTGTGTCAACTGTTCCTTAGTTATGTTTGGGGTTCCTATAGAGCTGGTTAGGAATAGGGGGTGTCCTCCCATTGCTGCGATGTCTGATAGGTTTACTGCTACAGCGGTCCACCCGATATTGTGGTAGGGCATTTCTTTAGGGAGGTGTCTTGTTCTTGTTAGCATGTCACTAGCGAACAGTAGTTTTTCGTTGTTGGTTCTAACCACTGCACAGTCGTCTTCTCCGGGGCCACGGATTATTTTTTGGCTATCGATGTCCAGGGTTTGTGTTATTTTTTTTATCGCCCCTATCTCTCCTAAGTTGTTTAGCCTCATATTCAGTTTTTTATGGTGTTAGGCGGTTTCTGTCTCTTGGGAATAATGTTACTTCCCGTATGTTTTCTTTACCTGTTAATGCCATTAACAGTCTTTCTGCACCGACACCCCATCCGGCGTGTGGTGGCATTCCATATTTGAATGAATCTATGTAGAACTCGAAGTTCTCGGGGGCGAGTCCTTGTGTGGTCATTCTTTTTTCTAGTAGATCTATCTGATGTACCCGTTGTGCTCCGGAGGACAACTCGAATCGGGGGTGCATTAGGTCGAATGCACGTGTTATTTCTTTGTTTTCTGGTTCAGGTAAGGCGTAGAATGGTTTTATTTCGCTGGGCCACTCTGTGATGTAATAATAGGTTCCTATTTCTTCTCCAACTGCTTTTTCTCCAGGTGTTGGTAGGTCGTCGCCCCAAACTACGTCAACACCTTTTTCCCCGGCTAATTCAATTGCTTCTTCGTATTTAACTCTCTCAAAAGGTGTTTCAGGTATCTCGAGGTCGTGGTTTAGTGTTTGAAGTTCTTTACCACAGTCTTTTTTCACCTTCTCAGTGATGTGTTGGATCATATCTTCAAGCAACTGCATAACATCGTTGTGGTCTGAAAATGCTTGTTCCACATCGATCGATATCGATTCGTTTAGGTGTCTTCTTGTGTCGTGTTCTTCTGCTCTGAATATAGGGCCTATTTCATATACCTTGTC encodes:
- a CDS encoding (Fe-S)-binding protein: MAKNKPNINFKALEAKSIMELDACTRCGECEDICPTRDATDDIDVAPRSKIDRWRQYINRNYGLKAKLFGPKPVEPEEIEKFRDDLYTCTTCGSCKEVCPVNIDTVELWESLRQNLVLAGEGPYGKQAKFSEILEKYQNPYMEEKEERVNWIPEDIAIEEEAEIAYFTGCTASLRMRTVAAAAMRILNDLEIPFTYLGEDEECCGSVLLRTGQYRQPGEENEQERIVRKMTERNVQRLKDRGVKKVLFSCAGCFRTALLDWEEVIGEEIDLQFVHISQFLADVIREGDIEWSEDWDEDMTVTYHDPCHLRLDLEIFEDPRYVYESIPGINLVEMERSHNLSRCCGAGGGVKAGIPEVAGNSAETRCRDALETGADMVSSACPFCRLNLGDGIKSLMESGEIEEGRLEAEDLVIITAKAMGLKTTLNGDEPEETEEEAEEKEAEAEE
- a CDS encoding respiratory nitrate reductase subunit gamma; translation: MFIGSHFYSGVSFLAIMAVAMLTVFIFGAGLLWKFNIYGKGSREWMGDAEEPGIKNFFKSFAHSAEAKPGIKNILLNGLLQLRLFKRSKLRWTMHMSIFWGFMALFLLSIYLLLYEIITYYILGWSIDYFIAERESLHVAIWGNLFGIILMVGLVMAVLNRFFGEPTKRMSTAYDWGPLVLLIIVNITGFMAQFARETPFYGHFPEIFAGSWEFLGGAITQTEIALGHGVISLLFLAILPFTKFIHFFTVPLTQMANYGEEYKPRKAYGKKHEPET
- the mcrC gene encoding methyl-coenzyme M reductase I operon protein C; translated protein: MKKGIGRKCRIVDCRETAGLAKTGGLAQRNTVAESPSRDVIAIAMGPGRRHITKPICEITYALREEGIDTSVIVLNAGSGVPTDAPARTMGTFGLEPEEIKKIQQFKLAVIHLGNVKNHIVYKARLVLRNVDIPAICVTQCPVDFEDFSAIGIKTRKDMPPEEEIKTKGEIVEIISGIIRGEACPQSKLDEVIRKVKENLITIEQKTKQEAITD
- the atwA gene encoding methyl coenzyme M reductase system, component A2, translating into MSDEFIRVKNLTKRFGDVTALNNVNLSIGRGEIYGLMGKSGAGKSVLMHAIRGSTEYKPDEGQVIFRLLVCSDCMWVEPIGTSHSCPRCQGEMEQKDVDYWNAEKELFKAIRSRISIMLQRSFSLFGDKSTIENVLEAINDPNMSESEKAEFAMNLLEKVDMTHRTTHIARDLSGGEKQRVVLARQLAKKPMLLLADEPTGTLDPKSADTVHNMLTHKADNEGLTVITASHWPDVIRDISHRGAWLEAGEVVEEGGPKEITEEFIKVKGPTAPREVEFEDTIVKVEDVKKYFYSVKRGVVKAVDGVSLELDEKEIFGLVGWSGSGKTTLARMISGITEPEEGTVEVRIGDDWIDMSKKGPNGKGRATPHLEILHQEHSLHPYSTIFENLSTAIGTKLPEEFVRIKAKETLEGLGMKESRVESILDSRPRSLSVGEDQRVALAQVLMKEPTLNILDEPAGTLDPVTKADVAEAIVSAREELGATFLIISHDRDFILDTCDRACLMSNGKVVVSGDPKKVVDRLVEEKEVQV
- a CDS encoding phenylacetate--CoA ligase family protein — translated: MDLEIFVKNNVFSWFEDRAGEEVVRSSSLSSIDDVGRAEISRYSEHLVLENLRYAFENSSYYRDLFKEKDVVVGEIDSLDVFREEVPLTSVEEVVGNHYRFMAVTRNDIFRGFTDSGKRILYTKEELKNLVKSISAGLETVGLDRDDRLLITFPKETEWGCPFLVKMAAVECDCTVMHTDHLTADEQVEKMGEFEPTAVIGSHPYLYTLAKTVDRMDIGLSGVDIDKMIMSRGCVYYPFNEDIRNEIERIYRCDVYDHYGTTETGFAVAIECQDKDGLHVNESEFYLEVVDPETLEPLGSGEEGELVVTTLSREGMPLIRYRTGDITSIDNSIHSCGSILSRLNGIKGEVGNKYPGGSGLPLF
- a CDS encoding transcriptional regulator, which encodes MTQALKDEVVAILLEGGYKVSDECTVYPKSFDYVAKKGERILVLKVLVDINSLRDDVAFRLSEISRLFMATPLVVGVKNRGEPMNRGVVYNRYGVRAVTPETLYDHVVEEIPFVVYSAPGGNYAKLNSERLRQARVEKGISRGELASKLGVSRSAIRKYEEGGDVNLDVAMEIEEVFDIPLFETVDISPDDDVEVGRDKIENPVLDLLSSLGLRVLPTDRAPFNALSRTERQAYLTGIEAYNERLKKKASIISSVSGTIDYGCFMVVKESKKDRSNIEDAPIVFEQEISDFDSVEDLLGLLDDRCP